In the Zonotrichia albicollis isolate bZonAlb1 chromosome W, bZonAlb1.hap1, whole genome shotgun sequence genome, one interval contains:
- the LOC141726833 gene encoding dehydrogenase/reductase SDR family member 6-like isoform X1 → MKYIEANAVFFLGIQIRVLDVTKKEQIENLAKEIEKIDVLCNIAGFVHHGTILECEEQDWDFTMNLNVRSMYLMIKTFLPKMLKQKSGNIINMSSVASSIKGVVNRCAYSTSKAAVIGLTKAVAADFIEQGIRCNCVCPGTVDTPSLQERIQARPNPEQALKDFLARQKTGRMATAEEVAHLCVYLASDESAYVTGNELIIDGGWSL, encoded by the exons ATGAAATACATTGAAGCAAATGCTGTGTTTTTTCTAGGCATTCAGATACGGGTTCTGGATGTCACCAAAAAGGAGCAGATAGAAAATCTGGCCAAGGAGATTGAAAAGATTGATGTCCTCTGTAACATTGCAGG GTTTGTTCATCATGGAACCATTCTGGAGTGTGAGGAGCAAGACTGGGACTTCACGATGAACCTCAATGTTCGCAGCATGTACCTGATGATCAAGACATTCCTCCCCAAG ATGCTTAAACAGAAATCTGGAAATATTATAAACATGTCTTCTGTGGCATCCAGCATCAAAG GAGTTGTGAACAGGTGTGCCTACAGTACCTCAAAGGCAGCAGTTATTGGGCTGAcaaaggctgtggctgctgatTTCATTGAGCAAGGCATCAGATGCAACTGCGTGTGTCCTG GAACTGTTGACACACCATCTTTACAGGAAAGAATCcaagcccggcctaacccggAACAG GCACTGAAGGACTTTCTGGCCAGACAGAAGACTGGCAGGATGGCTACTGCGGAAGAAGTGGCCCATCTCTGTGTGTACCTGGCCTCTGATGAA TCTGCCTATGTGACTGGTAATGAGCTAATCATCGATGGAGGATGGAGCTTGTGA
- the LOC141726833 gene encoding dehydrogenase/reductase SDR family member 6-like isoform X2: MKYIEANAVFFLGIQIRVLDVTKKEQIENLAKEIEKIDVLCNIAGFVHHGTILECEEQDWDFTMNLNVRSMYLMIKTFLPKMLKQKSGNIINMSSVASSIKGVVNRCAYSTSKAAVIGLTKAVAADFIEQGIRCNCVCPGTEGLSGQTEDWQDGYCGRSGPSLCVPGL; encoded by the exons ATGAAATACATTGAAGCAAATGCTGTGTTTTTTCTAGGCATTCAGATACGGGTTCTGGATGTCACCAAAAAGGAGCAGATAGAAAATCTGGCCAAGGAGATTGAAAAGATTGATGTCCTCTGTAACATTGCAGG GTTTGTTCATCATGGAACCATTCTGGAGTGTGAGGAGCAAGACTGGGACTTCACGATGAACCTCAATGTTCGCAGCATGTACCTGATGATCAAGACATTCCTCCCCAAG ATGCTTAAACAGAAATCTGGAAATATTATAAACATGTCTTCTGTGGCATCCAGCATCAAAG GAGTTGTGAACAGGTGTGCCTACAGTACCTCAAAGGCAGCAGTTATTGGGCTGAcaaaggctgtggctgctgatTTCATTGAGCAAGGCATCAGATGCAACTGCGTGTGTCCTG GCACTGAAGGACTTTCTGGCCAGACAGAAGACTGGCAGGATGGCTACTGCGGAAGAAGTGGCCCATCTCTGTGTGTACCTGGCCTCTGA